Part of the Xenopus laevis strain J_2021 chromosome 2S, Xenopus_laevis_v10.1, whole genome shotgun sequence genome is shown below.
CAGCCTCCACGGTCCAACCCTATATCTAATCGTACCCCCTCAGCACCTATTCGTGCAGCCCCACCCCGGACCTGTTTTCGTTGTGGATCTCTGACCCATTTATTTTCAGCATGCCCTTTGAATCTCCGCCCTACCCCATCAGGGCCCACAGGAAAGCTCCCTGCTCCCCGACCGATTGCTGCTATCTCTTCACCAGAACCCAATATCCGCCAGCAGGTTATCCAGACCGTGCGACAGCATACCACTGACACAGCGGTTGCCACATCCAGCCCAAGAGAGGTAGTATCAGAGGAATACATTGTCATGGGGATGGGCTGGGGAAACAATGGCCAGCCAAGAAAGCATGTACTTCCTGTCCTGGTCAATGGGAGACAGGTAGAAGGATTCCTGGATTCAGGATCTTGTATTTCCCTAGTGGAGCCCCATATTGTCCCTGCAGATGCAGTGGTTCCTGGTAAAGCTGCCCGCATTGTTCTGGCTGGTGGGCACAAACAAGACATACCAATAGCACAAGTCACCTTGGATCTAGGAGATGGACCATTCACCCACCAAGTGGGGATATTGCGACAACTGCCTGCTGAGATCCTCCTTGGCAATGATGTGGGCCATATTCAATGCAGCCTCTCCCGAGATATGAATGGAACCAGGCTTGAAGCTACAGATGCAGCACAAAAGGTAAGAGAACCTGCGGCTGACTGTGACAGACCCCCTTCCCTTGACTTACTCCACCCCACTACCTTTAGGGAAGATCAACACACTGACCCAACTTTAGAGCGTATGCGAAGTGAGGCAGGAAAACCCCCTAATGAGCGGGGGGAACAGATTGTGTGGGAGCATGGGTTACTCTATAGGATTGTGAAGGGGGACCCTGACCAGCCATGGAAGTGTTACCGCCAACTTATAGTGCCTCAGAGTTACCGCGCCCAGCTTCTTCATATGGCACATGAGATTCCCCTAGCAGGACACCAGGGCGTTACCCGCACCCAACACCGTTTAACCCAAAATTTCTACTGGCCTGGTGTCTCTCAGGAAGTGACACGGTACTGCCGCACATGTGACAGCTGTCAGAGGACTGGCAGGGCAAATGACAAACCCAGGTTTCCCCTTTGTCCCTTGCCCATCATTAGTGAGCCCTTCCAACGGGTGGCAGTTGATCTTATTGGGCCCCTCAGCCGGCCAAGCCGTTCTGGGAAACAGTATATTCTCACTGTAGTTGATTATGCCACCCGATACCCAGAAGCGGTAGCCCTGCGTAAAATTGATGCTCCTACAGTGGCTGACGCCCTAATCCAGATTTTCAGACGGGTGGGCTTCCCTAGTGAAATCTTGTCAGACCAAGGGCCCCAGTTTACATCCCAATTGCTTCAATGCCTGTGGCAGCGTTGTGGGGTCAGGCCTATCCACTCATCCCCATACCACCCACAGACAAATGGTCTTTGTGAGAGATTTAATGGGACACTAAAGTCCATGCTACGGACCTTTGTGGAATCGGGTGAGAAGGACTGGGAGCGTTATTTACCCCATTTGCTGTTTGCCTATCGAGAAGTTCCCCAAGAATCCACAGGATTCTCTCCCTTTGAACTGCTGTATGGTCGGAGGGTCCGTGGCCCCTTAGATTTACTCTGTGAATATTGGGAGGGGGCCCCACAATCCCAAGAGGTCCCCGTCATCCCCTATGTGTTAAAATTCCGCCAGCGTCTGGAACAAATGATCAGCCTGGCACATAACCACCTCTCTGCAGCTCAGCAAAGGCAGAAGGTGTGGTATGACCGTAAGGCCAGGGAGCGCAGGTTTGTGGAAGGAGACAAGGTGCTCCTCCTAGTTCCCACACGGCATGATAAGCTCCAGGCTGCGTGGGAAGGACCCTATGTGGTGACCCATAAGCTTCATGATACAACATATGTGGTAACCCCTCCCGATGATCCATCCCACTATAAGACTATCCACATAAATATGATGAAGCCCTATCACGTAAGAGAGGATATTGTTAGTGCCATCTGTAGTCTCCCAACTGAAGATACAGATGACCCCCCACTCCCCAACCTTATTGGAGAGGTCACTCCAGCCAAGGGTATAGACTCAGTCACCATAAGTCACCACCTTACCCCATCTCAACAAGACCAGCTTTGTCAAATTTTGCATTCCTTTTCTCCCATGTTTTCTGCCAACCCAGGTTGCACCCACTGGGCTGAACATAAAGTAGACACAGGAACTCAGTTACCTGTGCGTAGTCCTGCTTATCGAGTGGCTGAAGCTGTTCGGCCCGAGGTGAAAAGTCAAATAGACGAGATGCTGGCCCTTGGGATTATTACTCCTTCCCATAGTCCGTGGGCTTCCCCTGTGGTGCTGGTGCCCAAGAAGGATGGGAGTACCCGATTCTGTGTGGACTATAGGAGACTCAATGACGTGACAACCACCGACGCTTACCCAATGCCCAGGGTAGATGAGCTATTAGATAGGCTGgtaaatgctaaatatttaactACCCTGGATCTCAGCCGTGGTTACTGGCAAATTCCCCTTGCCCCTAGTGCCCAGGAAAAGTCAGCCTTCATCACCCCATTTGGTCTGTTTCAGTTCACAGTAATGCCATTTGGCATGAAAAACGCCCCCGCCACGTTTCAGCGTCTTGTGAACAGGCTGCTGGACGGAATGCAGGACTTTGCCCAGGCATATCTGGATGACATAGCTGTCTTTAGCCAGACCTGGGAGGAGCACATGCAGCACCTCCAGCGAGTGCTGACACAAATTCAGAATGCTGGGCTCACCCTTAAGGCAGAAAAGTGCCACCTAGCTATGGCCGAGGTACAGTACTTAGGACACAGAGTTGGGAGTGGTCAGCTCCGCCCTGACCCTGCTAAAGTGGAGGCAATTTGCCAGTGGCCTATACCTAAAACCCAGAAGCAGGTATTAGCCTTCTTAGGAACTGCAGGTTATTATCGTAAATTTATTGCTAACTATAGTACTATTGCAAAACCCTTGACAGATCTGACAAGCCGCAAGTGTTCTCGAACCATTGTGTGGACCCCAGAATGTGAATCAGCCATGAACACTCTCAAACAAGCCCTGGCTAACTCCCCTGTGCTGGCTGCCCCAGACTTCTCACGACGCTTCCTTCTGCAAACGGATGCTTCCAATTTTGGCCTTGGTGCTGTACTTTCCCAAGTTAATGGCCATGGGGAGGAGCATCCAATTGCCTACCTGAGCAGAAAGCTGCTCCCTCGAGAGGCTGCCTATGCCACTATTGAAAAAGAGTGCCTGGCAATTGTATGGGCCTTACAGAAGTTGCAGCCCTATCTGTATGGCAGGGAATTTACTGTTGTTACAGACCACAACCCACTCAGTTGGTTACAGAGAGTTTCAGGAGTCAATGGAAAACTGCTGAGATGGAGCCTCCTGCTTCAACAGTATAACTTCACCATTCAGCACAGGAGGAGAAAAGAGCATCACAATGCAGATGGCCTCTCCCGACAGGAGGACTAAGAAACCAGCAGTGGTTCCTGAGGCTCTCCCTAAGAGTGGGGAGCCCCAGAGAAACCACTTGTTCCCAGGAGGGAGAAATGTGACCAAAACCCCCTTCTACTGGCCCCATTTTACCCATAGTTTACTGACTAGTACACatacaatccaagatggtggttctttgttctactttcccgccaaaaagcttgaaacaaaggagctcccaggattgccctccagaagagctggacaaacccctccaaggtatttccccctcccctcatgatgctgcagggcccctgccaatcagacctgcttgggtggggttaaccagaagcagggccggcctcccagccaatcaaccctagggggtggggaaaagggcAGGGTCACCAGATGCAGGGTATAAATACCAGGGGGAAGGGGGGAGAGGGGTTGTTGTTcgtctggggtgtaacctggctgcggcaggtcaccctcctctgcggttccttggagtttatcctagctgaggcaagaagactccctccaacagtttggatctccctacctcccagaggactgtttatacctggatcccctcgaggtatggttattctgtggattcacccaaaggcactttgctccttacccctttgaaattgcccaaaggaactccctgactttgGATTTGGATTGGCCTGGAGGGCGTGTGCATCTTGGAGTGGATTGCTCCAAGGGAGGCTCTTTATTTCGGACCAGGAGTGTTTTGGGACTTGGGGGAGTTCACATGCTAATGCCGTGTTCCTGATCTACTGTTTGTTGTATATCGGAAATAAACCCCTGtgtaaacccctcttaaaggtgtggtatttcccggtgtgtgctagttggtcatacgtcacacGTTACGTGACAGCCCCTACCgttgagcactaaggcaatccagagattcattggttttgccaattactaccggcagttcataaagggattctcttctcgtattgctcctatcctggccctcatcagaaaagggggtaaacccagctcatggcccccgcccgctatagaagcttttcagtccttgaaggatgccttcacttctgcttcggttctccgccatcctgatccggagttacctttcttcatcgaggtagatgcttctgaagttggagctggagctatcctgtcccaaagacatccctctgatgggaaactgcacccatgtgcatatttctctaaaaaattctcccctgctgaacaaaattatgatgtaggaaatcgagaactcctggctgttaagcttgccttagaagagtggcgtcacctccttgaaggttccttgatcccagtcacgatctacacggatcataaaaatcttgagtttatccaatctctcaagaggctgaatcccagacaagcaaggtggtttctcttcttctctcgatttaactttgtcttgacttttcgccctggctccaagaatcggaaagccgatgctctgtctcgaagtttcactccggtggatcgtactcctgaaagactagagcctattattcctcctgtcaagatcatcgcctctttgtaccctcaatttgctgatcaaatcctggctagTCAATCTgctgcccctcctgatactcccattggaatggcattcgtacctcctgaacttcgtctgcctatcctgcaacagactcatagttccaagcaggcgggacatcctggtcctgctaggactcttgaacttttaccacgtctagtctggtggccgactatttgtaaagatgtcaaagactttgttgctgcttgtaccgtttgtgccacttccaagtctagccattctcaccctagcgggttactacagccgttgcctgttccctctcatccttggacgcatttggcaatggacttcattgttgaacttcctccctccagtgggaacaccgtgatctgggttgtcattgaccgcttcattaagatggcccacttcattcctctacggaagcttccatctgcagtggagttgtcacagttgttcatccagtttatttttcgcctgcatggcttcccggccgagatcgtttctgacagagggtcccaattcactgcaaaattctggcgttccctgtgcaaagatctgggtattaatcttcagttctcctcatcttatcatccccagacgaaTGGAGCGGCtgaacgagtgaaccaagccttggaacagttcttgagaaaccatgtttccctttgtcaagatgattggtctgatcttctcccgtgggcggaatttgctcataacaatgcctgccacacttccactggaaggtccccatttatgtcggtgtatggtcaacatcctcaagccttcccacaagactttgtgttgtccgatgttccggccgctgatgaccatgcagcccacatgtctgctatttgggcggCAACCAAGtccaacctggagaagagtgctctggttcataagacatttgcagatcgtagacgtagaccctctcctccctacaaggtcggtgataaagtctggttgtcttccaggaacattcggttgaaggtaccatctcctaagttgggtccgaggttcgtaggtcctttttccatcctggaggtgatcaatcctgtggctgtcagacttcagcttccccctgagatgcgaattcccaacgtgtttcatgtctccttggtgaaacccgctacctccaaccgcttttctgttgcccagcctcctcctcctactatctctgtggatggtcaacaagaatatgaagtggagaagatccttgactccagaatctccaggggatctcttcagtacctcatcaagtggaaaggctttggccctgaagaatgttcctgggagggacgctctgatgtccatgctcctcgtctggtgagggagttccactccaaatttccccagaagccaagtcctggtggtccggaggccccccgtgagggggggggggtactgtcgcgatcgccgcccggagtaggtccaggagctccgggcggcgcgtcctctcctgccggcgtcgctcccaaaatggcggcgcccatggccgccacgtgggtaagcggcgccggcgcgatgacgtcaatGCGCCGACGTCGgtgcaaggacgtcaatgacgtcaatggcgccaaattcaaataaaaactccatctagacgccagaatggcgcccaagaataggattacttccctaaagtgtatcctgggtttcctgtgtgccttattgcctaatcttgttcctgacctgtttcctgaccctttgcctggactttgttgATATctacctgcctgtgaactcttgcctggatcctgactattctttgattaaccctttggacaccgcgaccttgttccctcaagagggcttcctccttgatcctgactacctccctggagggagctcccggctccctgacaataacccccctagtgattttttcctttttatgtatTAGCTGAGGTGCTTGAACGTGAAGCCATGGCATTGGGACTTCCTAGTGGCATTTACCAGTCAGCCACCAACTTCATCAGTTTCATTGGATAGGAACCATTGAAGTAGATTAAAATAAGATTGATTCGAGtgttttattggtttaaaaaaaacaaagcctaTGAGCTGCTAGATACATCATTTGTGGTATAGGACTTCCACCCCTGTCCACCGAACCAACTGTTTGCTGAATGGTTCATCACTGGAGCAATGCTATTGTGACCATGCTCCCACTTTTAATTTGATGGAATATTCATTAGTATTTTAACCAGATTCATTTTCATAtcacaacatttttctttttatattttttgaacaaAAACGGTCTAGAAAAAATGTTAATCATCTTCCTGTTGTTGTAACTTGTTTGCCAAGTCCCATGCATTTGTGTTTCAGAGAAAATCGCTCCTGTATATTCAGATGGAAAATActagtttaaaaaaacactggggaaTTTATCTACAGTGCCGAGTTAATGGGCAAAAATTGAGCTACAAAATTACTCTTAATGATAATATTGCAATGAATCGCTGCAGTTACATCTAAAATGCACTTAATGGGACGGCTGGGAAGATTGAAAATTTTGTAACAACCCAAAAATTATCATATCTATCAGTCTCCCAGGGGATAAAGatcatatatttatttgaatatggAAGAGGCTTACTGTAAAAGAAAGACTTTAAGAAATGGAAttttaatatacaatttaaataaaattgaggTATCATACCGATCAATCATTTTACATGACAAcaaatttatttccattttttaatattagaGGGTTTTTCAAGAAGTATTTGTGAGGAAAGTAGAATTGACAGCATACTGTACATATCTGAAATACTAATTATAGGTTTGCAATTAGTAATACTGTCCATAGATTTTTTATTGGATTATTATGAATTTGCTGAACTCCTGTGTGAGTTAGCACTACATACAAAGAGGAGGTTTTGAGCAATGCACATTCCATGGCCCCTGTTTAATTAGTAATTTAATATCTATGCAATTCTTTATATCTTTAAAACCAGCGAgaaacaaaaaaatcagaattattcagaagcccattgactttaatgcatttggacaaaatagtcacgcttATAAAAtttgtcgctcacgtcaaaattattttgacgcccattgacttcactcCCAttgaatttgcaatttttttacaacacagattcacccatcactaattgtgagtttattcgtagtagaaaaaaactcgcaaattagattttttataaacaagcccgataaatttaattaaccctcaatattcgaccctcgaagtaaaatcctttgacttcgaatatcgaaggatttaccgcaaatgctttgagcgaacgatcgaaggaaaaaccgttcgatcgaacgattaaatccttctaatcgaacgtttcgaaggattttaatccatcgatcgaaggattttccttcgatcaaaaaaagcttagaaagcttatggggaccttccccataggctaatattggtgcttggtaggttttaggtgacaaagtaggtggtcaaagttttttttaaagagacagtacttcgactatcgaatggtcgaacagtcgaacgatttttagttcgaatcgttcgattcgaagttgaagtcgtagtcgaaggtcgaagtagccaattcaatggttgaagtagccaaaaaaatactttgaaattcgaagtatttttcattctgatccttcactcgagctaagtatatgtgcccctaagtattcattttgggggtatagttttcctttaactttaattGGAGAGAGATTGTCACAGCCAAAACATTGACCTCACAGGCTTAATCCTCCTCACTTGAGAGGAGAGTGCCCAGATCAACACTTATGATCCTATGATCCtaagtaacaaaaataaataaataaataaatcaaaaaggaCAGGAATCTTGCACATCAACTATGATGCTATTGGAGAACATATGAATGATTTAGGGGCTATTTTGACCAATAACAATGTTGTAACAATGTTGTCCCCAGACAGTGTTTTTGTTCTCCTGGAACAAGTCCTGATGTGAAATTGTGGAAATATTACTGCCTTACAAGATAAATAGCAGGCTCACATATTGTATAGCTTCCTTGATGTTTTTAACAGTTTATGACATCAATTTGGACTGCTATTTATGAACTGGGATATATTACGATAGGGttctaaaatacaatttattaattaCCGGAAGAAATTGTGTATGTAATGATGAATTGGTCTATGTAATATACAACTGATTCAGTGTAACACTCTGATATGAGTCCTAAAACGGATTGTTTTAAACCCAGGTTAGAAAGTTGAAGAAATTTGACCAGGGATTATAAAGGCAAGCCTGGAGGACACaataataaaaagggaaaatatgttttcaaaggCACTTTTCTATACTGCGTAGGGCTGTCAATGTTATAATGCTTTCCCCTTCAACAATACCTTCATCTTGTAacaaaaggtttctttttcattgtgttTCAATTAGCCTGACCTCTAACTGTTGTGCACTAGGAAGACATTGGTAGCTATTTTTATACGTTCTCGAGGAAACCCATTTAGCCTTTCATTTGTAATCATAGAACTTGTCAGCAAAGGGCTAATAGATCTTACCTACAGTAAGTTCTATCCTATAGCTCTTAAAATAGTTTTCCAAGTATATATCATGACTTTTTATCAGGTGTCCTGTAACTGTATCCCAAAAAGCATTATAAAGGTCCATCCTTAATGGAATAACTTGCAGTACTTTAATACCTTCACTCTGAAAGTGCCAAGGCTACATTCAAATGAAATGTTTAGGCCTTCAAATTTATATACCCATGAATGTCGCATCACGATGCTGGTATTCAAAAAGATCATCATAAGAACATCCATTAAATCACATAAGGCCTTTGAATGGTTGCCTGAATTCCATACAAGACTTGCAATCCAGCAGGACTGCTGTTAAAAGAGCTTCCTACAACCAAGTAAAATTTCTCTGAAAACAATGGGCAGCACAAACAGATGCCTGGGATAATTCTCAGATACTATTACTAAACTTTTCCAGGCTTACATGTTTTGTCTAAAATTGGAACAATCATGCTTTGCTCTTGCCTGACACTATAAAAGTCAGGTGCCATTGTTTCAGATGGATTGGCACTTGGCTCAAGGCAAAAGCATCACAATGGTAGGATTTTATGCttcttatgtattttatttttttctttgcttgatGGATGAACAACTATAGAAAAAGACTTGCACTGACTCTGAGATGATTATTGGAATAATGGCACACACACTTGATAATATTGTTGTTATATAGATATTTGCGCTGATGAACGCTGATTACATTTTAATGGAACATCTACGTATTCTATATAAACACTGCCCATGCTGTGTCATGGAACACATTGACGCCAgttttgtataatatttattattcacaattatttcatctttataaatcagtattttaaatgtaatatccAAATGAAGAGGAATGACTTTATGACAAATTGATTGTTAGGGTTTACTCACTTGCAGTTTACAAAATGAAGCGTCCTATGGGGTTAAGCCGGGCCCcttcatttatatatatgcaAAGTTATTTTGGATAcattggttatacaggtatgggtcctgttatccagaatgcttggaccctggggttttctggataaaggatctttctgtaatttggatcttcacaccattagggggttatttactaaactccaaatgccaaaaacctgaaaaattcatgttttttttgtattaaatctgaatttttcgtgaataaaaaatcacaaatttttctaaatttattataccccgttgatggaaaaagtcagaatccgaaaatccgccatctcagacctgctgaagttgcatataagtcaatgggaaaagtcaaaaataatttttgatctgtgctgcgtttcgttcaataatccgaagttttcagggttttcgggtgaatattccaaaaaattagtaaaattcgtatttttcacgatttttttggattttttcctgcaaacagaatttttgggaaaatgaatCCATAAATAAGTCgaaaaaaacccgtgcggatttggtcgaagttgtatttcagaaaatattgagataaattcagactttgataaataacccccttagtctactagaaaatcagtatacattaaataaaccaaataagctatttttgcttccaaaaaggattaattacatccgaattaggatcatgtacaaggtactgttttattattacagaaaaaaaagaaaataatttttagaaaaatttgaattatttggataaaagggagtcggaaatggcctttccataattcggagctttccagataacaggtctcatacctgtatgctGTTAAGAATTTTTGTTCAGTGCTGATATGGATAAAGTCAAACCGCAAACAGAGATCTGTTGATCTAAAGGTTTCTTCATGTTACTTTTAATTCAGTTGAGCTGTAGAATGCACTGTTCTTATTAACAggatatttttagtgatgggcgaatttgcgccgtttcgccgcaCAATTCGCGAATTTCGGGAAATggcgtaaaatttgcgaaacagcgccggcgtctcgtttttgacgctggtgcccgtttttgacgccggcgccctttttgaattttttcgcaaattttcgcgggcgtttcgcgaattcgcgcctggcgaataaattcgcccatcactagatattttAAAAGCTGTGAATAtgaattaaaatgtacttttacttAAAATATCAA
Proteins encoded:
- the LOC121400486 gene encoding uncharacterized protein LOC121400486, encoding METSTSGNFANLTAQEITELRLPTLQRLCHTWGIDTVGKRRQELIELLTPHALPTQEGDAQGDPETPEEGEENYNLHQDAAGEPEDNTVTLFQKHLAAIGPGLTPAERLEVLRLTIQGNQPRNLSSGPTAGPTIARQPVVKLTHAAFPAFDESKQSIDSFLRSFEALCEDHRVPQDEWVLVLAGKLTGKANEVYQEIPYPQRADYGEVQRILLASYSITPDSYRRTFRNLLKTTQDTYQDFGSKLQRAFRYWIRGNQTFTLEDLCQLILKEQFLERCPCEVREWVSDRKPHTLQEATQLADEYVENRIQARPLNLATGALVNSRGLDRPQPPRSNPISNRTPSAPIRAAPPRTCFRCGSLTHLFSACPLNLRPTPSGPTGKLPAPRPIAAISSPEPNIRQQVIQTVRQHTTDTAVATSSPREVVSEEYIVMGMGWGNNGQPRKHVLPVLVNGRQVEGFLDSGSCISLVEPHIVPADAVVPGKAARIVLAGGHKQDIPIAQVTLDLGDGPFTHQVGILRQLPAEILLGNDVGHIQCSLSRDMNGTRLEATDAAQKVREPAADCDRPPSLDLLHPTTFREDQHTDPTLERMRSEAGKPPNERGEQIVWEHGLLYRIVKGDPDQPWKCYRQLIVPQSYRAQLLHMAHEIPLAGHQGVTRTQHRLTQNFYWPGVSQEVTRYCRTCDSCQRTGRANDKPRFPLCPLPIISEPFQRVAVDLIGPLSRPSRSGKQYILTVVDYATRYPEAVALRKIDAPTVADALIQIFRRVGFPSEILSDQGPQFTSQLLQCLWQRCGVRPIHSSPYHPQTNGLCERFNGTLKSMLRTFVESGEKDWERYLPHLLFAYREVPQESTGFSPFELLYGRRVRGPLDLLCEYWEGAPQSQEVPVIPYVLKFRQRLEQMISLAHNHLSAAQQRQKVWYDRKARERRFVEGDKVLLLVPTRHDKLQAAWEGPYVVTHKLHDTTYVVTPPDDPSHYKTIHINMMKPYHVREDIVSAICSLPTEDTDDPPLPNLIGEVTPAKGIDSVTISHHLTPSQQDQLCQILHSFSPMFSANPGCTHWAEHKVDTGTQLPVRSPAYRVAEAVRPEVKSQIDEMLALGIITPSHSPWASPVVLVPKKDGSTRFCVDYRRLNDVTTTDAYPMPRVDELLDRLVNAKYLTTLDLSRGYWQIPLAPSAQEKSAFITPFGLFQFTVMPFGMKNAPATFQRLVNRLLDGMQDFAQAYLDDIAVFSQTWEEHMQHLQRVLTQIQNAGLTLKAEKCHLAMAEVQYLGHRVGSGQLRPDPAKVEAICQWPIPKTQKQVLAFLGTAGYYRKFIANYSTIAKPLTDLTSRKCSRTIVWTPECESAMNTLKQALANSPVLAAPDFSRRFLLQTDASNFGLGAVLSQVNGHGEEHPIAYLSRKLLPREAAYATIEKECLAIVWALQKLQPYLYGREFTVVTDHNPLSWLQRVSGVNGKLLRWSLLLQQYNFTIQHRRRKEHHNADGLSRQED